The Flavobacterium faecale genome has a segment encoding these proteins:
- a CDS encoding MarC family protein, with product MFIDFNEILTVGMVLFAVIDIVGSVPIIVDLKRKHGIIESGKASIVAGIIMLIFLFTGESFLKVVGIDVNSFAVAGSFVLFCIALEMILGIRIYRDEEASSASIVPIAFPLVAGAGTMTTLLSLRSQYHSINIVIAIIINITIVFFVLKSSSKIEKLLGQDGLGVVRKTFGIVLLAIAVKLFAANVKGLFI from the coding sequence ATGTTTATAGATTTCAATGAAATACTAACAGTAGGAATGGTTCTTTTTGCAGTAATCGATATCGTAGGGTCTGTACCTATTATCGTTGATTTAAAAAGAAAACACGGTATAATTGAGTCTGGAAAAGCCTCTATTGTTGCTGGTATCATCATGCTTATCTTCTTATTTACAGGAGAAAGTTTCTTAAAAGTAGTAGGTATCGATGTAAACTCCTTTGCTGTAGCGGGTTCATTTGTCTTGTTTTGTATCGCACTCGAAATGATTTTGGGTATCCGTATTTATCGCGATGAAGAAGCAAGCTCTGCCTCTATTGTTCCAATCGCATTTCCCCTCGTAGCGGGTGCGGGTACAATGACAACACTGCTATCACTACGCTCTCAATATCATTCTATTAATATCGTAATCGCCATTATAATTAATATTACCATCGTGTTTTTTGTTTTAAAATCATCTTCAAAAATCGAAAAACTTTTAGGACAAGACGGTCTAGGGGTAGTTCGAAAAACGTTTGGGATTGTTCTTTTGGCGATAGCTGTTAAATTATTTGCTGCTAATGTTAAAGGGTTATTCATTTAA
- a CDS encoding ribonucleotide-diphosphate reductase subunit beta, which yields MSQVEPILQENKNRFVIFPIKHHDIWEFYKSMEASFWTAEEIDLSQDLNDWNNKLSDDERYFIKHILAFFAASDGIVNENLAENFVNEVQYAEAKFFYGFQIMMENIHSETYSLLIDTYVKDEAEKDDLFNALEVFPAIKKKADWALKWIDSDSFAERLIAFAAVEGIFFSGAFCSIYWLKKRGLMPGLTFSNELISRDEGVHCDFAVHLHNHHLINPVSKERIRTIIVDALNIEREFITESLPVSLIGMNAVLMTQYLEFVADRLLVELGCEREYNTTNPFDFMDMISLQGKTNFFEKKVAEYQKSGVMNTDGDAQKISFDADF from the coding sequence ATGTCTCAAGTTGAACCAATTTTACAAGAGAATAAGAATCGTTTTGTGATTTTTCCTATCAAGCACCATGATATCTGGGAATTTTACAAGTCTATGGAAGCTAGCTTCTGGACGGCTGAAGAAATTGATTTGTCACAAGATTTAAATGACTGGAATAATAAGTTGAGTGATGATGAAAGATACTTCATCAAACACATTTTGGCTTTCTTCGCGGCATCTGACGGAATCGTAAATGAAAACTTAGCGGAGAACTTTGTGAACGAAGTGCAGTATGCTGAAGCTAAATTTTTCTACGGTTTTCAAATCATGATGGAGAACATTCATAGTGAGACGTACTCACTATTGATTGATACCTACGTGAAAGATGAAGCTGAGAAAGATGACTTATTCAACGCATTGGAAGTTTTTCCAGCGATCAAGAAAAAAGCCGACTGGGCTTTGAAATGGATTGACTCTGATTCATTCGCAGAACGTTTAATAGCTTTTGCAGCAGTAGAAGGGATTTTCTTCTCAGGAGCTTTTTGTTCTATTTACTGGTTGAAAAAACGTGGTTTAATGCCAGGTTTGACTTTTTCTAACGAATTAATTTCGCGTGACGAAGGGGTACACTGTGATTTTGCAGTGCATTTACACAACCACCACTTGATTAACCCTGTGTCTAAGGAAAGAATCAGAACAATTATCGTTGACGCTTTGAATATTGAGCGTGAATTTATCACAGAATCATTACCAGTAAGTTTGATTGGTATGAATGCTGTTTTGATGACACAATATTTAGAGTTTGTTGCTGATAGACTATTGGTTGAATTAGGTTGCGAAAGAGAATACAATACAACAAATCCATTTGATTTCATGGATATGATTTCGTTGCAAGGAAAAACAAACTTCTTCGAAAAGAAAGTTGCCGAATATCAAAAATCAGGTGTAATGAACACAGATGGTGATGCTCAAAAAATTAGTTTCGACGCTGATTTTTAA
- a CDS encoding DUF3109 family protein, which produces MFQLGKTIVSEDILGKEFVCNLSACKGACCVDGDAGAPLSAEETKILEEIYPKVKPFLRKEGIAAIEAQGTWTTGTDGELETPLIDNKDCSYVIFDGKTALCGIEQAYNQGLVDWKKPVSCHLYPIRIKDFSEFAAVNYDKWDICDDACSLGKELEVPVYKFVKEALVRRFGEDWYAELDLVAQEWKSQGSKLR; this is translated from the coding sequence ATGTTTCAATTAGGAAAAACCATCGTTTCAGAAGATATTTTAGGTAAAGAATTTGTTTGTAATCTGTCCGCATGCAAGGGTGCTTGTTGCGTTGATGGAGATGCTGGAGCACCATTGAGTGCCGAGGAGACAAAAATTCTTGAGGAAATATATCCAAAGGTGAAGCCTTTTTTGAGGAAAGAAGGAATTGCGGCTATCGAAGCGCAAGGTACTTGGACAACGGGTACTGATGGTGAACTTGAAACACCATTAATTGACAATAAGGATTGTTCCTATGTAATTTTTGACGGAAAAACGGCACTGTGTGGTATCGAGCAAGCCTATAATCAAGGCTTAGTTGATTGGAAAAAACCAGTTTCGTGTCATTTATATCCCATTCGAATTAAAGATTTCTCAGAATTTGCTGCTGTAAATTATGATAAATGGGACATATGTGATGACGCCTGTTCTTTGGGTAAGGAATTGGAAGTTCCAGTCTATAAATTTGTCAAAGAAGCCCTTGTGAGAAGGTTTGGAGAGGACTGGTACGCAGAGCTTGATTTGGTTGCTCAAGAGTGGAAAAGTCAAGGTTCAAAATTGCGCTAA